One part of the Leptospirales bacterium genome encodes these proteins:
- a CDS encoding anti-sigma factor antagonist (This anti-anti-sigma factor, or anti-sigma factor antagonist, belongs to a family that includes characterized members SpoIIAA, RsbV, RsfA, and RsfB.) has translation MSLAFKEKGGYVVVSLSGRMDVHLASEIETKLNELIKKFADKHFILNLEGVEYMSSSGLRVFVSLMRTLKDGGRNLKLCNLSIAVRKVFEVVELMDMFDIFETEEEALAS, from the coding sequence ATGAGCCTGGCATTCAAGGAAAAGGGCGGTTATGTTGTCGTCAGCCTCTCCGGACGCATGGACGTCCATCTAGCCTCAGAAATCGAAACGAAGCTGAACGAGCTGATCAAGAAGTTTGCCGACAAGCATTTCATTTTGAATCTGGAAGGCGTGGAGTATATGTCCTCTTCCGGGCTTCGCGTATTTGTTTCGTTGATGCGAACTTTGAAAGATGGCGGACGCAACTTGAAGCTCTGTAACCTTTCTATTGCTGTGCGCAAGGTATTCGAAGTCGTAGAGTTGATGGACATGTTTGATATATTCGAAACCGAAGAAGAGGCTCTGGCCAGCTGA